Genomic window (Helianthus annuus cultivar XRQ/B chromosome 3, HanXRQr2.0-SUNRISE, whole genome shotgun sequence):
AAATAAAGTTTGATTAGTATAAGCCTCGAGGTCCAAAGAACAATCTTCGTAGATTTAAATATGCTTAGTTAAACAATGTTTACGttttaatgtttgagaacgttttttatttgatattaatgtttgacccGACCTGAATCGAATCACCGACGTCCGACCCGAACATACACCTTGAAACTACGCGATAGAAATTTTTTTTAGGTCCGTTACCTTCCGACCGACCGAACtttttttcaagcttcgccactgataaGTATTTTGTTGTTTGTAgtataaacaaaaacattattTGTTTAAACCAACCAAAATGTGCAGAATGCCCCAAACACATTTGGGCTCACATCTacggatggcaatgggtcgggtttgggacgggtttaggtaatcccaaacccaaacccggttagataagcttgtcccaaacccgtcccgaAACCCGTCGGgttttctagcgggtaaatacccatcgggtatacccacgggtttcgggtaaacccgttaatttaaaaagatcaCTTGTTGtgtatactcatctcaaaacccattgggtatcTTTTGAgtaactactaaccggttacattttgtattgccattataaaaatatatatcaaataactacaacgTATACAGAATAGAATACCcatatgtgtaaaaaatggatgtatcatatatatatacatatttaataatataaaagaaattatatcgggtatacaatcgggtaaacgggtatacaatcgggtaaatgggtacactttatcgggtaattgggtcgggtaaatgggtatatcactaaatcccaaacccgtcccaaacccgcgaaaaaaataaaaactatttgTCCCAAACCCaattaaccgaccccaaacccgtcccaaatgtgtcgggtttcgggtttacccagcgGGTTCGGATTTACCCagcgggttcgggtttgattgccatccctactCACATCCCCATCCACAAGTGGATTGACAAAATGCAGATACAAAACTTGACCTTTCTGCAGTCCTAAGAGAACTTCTTACACATCTTGCGATGTTCAAGTATTTGGTTACTGGGTTACCTTAAACAGACTGGAAGTTCCAGAAATCTATGGTCTGCATGAAAACACCATAGAAACTTTACTAACATTCTAAATAATTCTGGTGTTAAGAGGTGGAAACTTACCATTTATAGACGAATGGGTTAGTTTCAGGTTATGTTCTATCTCTAACGGGTAAAACCTATAACGTTAGCTAGAAAGGAAACAATCCAAAGATGCCCGCCCAAAGTGAGTTTTCAGTGAATCATTTTAGTCAACAAAGTTGGATTATTATAGAAATAATTATAATTTGGTTATCGTATATGACATACTAATTATTTATCCAAACGCTCTTTCTACCTTTGGTTTGGCTTGGTACCATTAACTATTAGTAAGTTCATACAGTGGCATTTCTTTTAAAAAgtaattaaaagaaaataaaaaacaaagatgTCTTTCTATGTATTTCTTGTGGTTTATGATGACAAGCCATTAACAAAGGTTTTGCTCATGATAATATGCAGCAACGGACATAATGTCAACAATTACAATAGTTTTCAACTAAAATGTCTATATGCTTAGCAATAAGGGTATACGGGGTGGGTACGGTGAATGATGCGGTGAGTGTATTTACCGACGTGGAACACCACCGCCAATGATGAGTTTACCGCGCGGTGAGTTAGAAATCGGTGATCACCGCTCATGAGAATATGACCGTTGTCTTCTTTTTGGACCGTTGGAGGAGGCAACGGCTCCTTTATAGCCGTtactaatatttaaaaaaaaataatttacataTTTACACTATAGAGTAAACTTCAATTTTCGTCCCCGTGGCTTGTTGATTTTAACACTTTCAGTCCAATAGTTTATAAATTCATTTATCATCCATTAGTTTCCTGATTTTAacagtttcagtccattagtttcctgattttaacagtttcagtccattagtAAACTAATGGATGATAAATGTAATTTATAAACTATTGGACTGGAACTGTTAAAAtcagcaaaccacagggacgaaaattgAAGTTTACTctacactatataaacccaacccaacccaaatcACGAGAAATGTGTTTTTTTGCCCCAGTGGTTGATAAGGCGGGAAGAAATTTCTTTATAACACTCAATAACACTGTTATCTAATTATCTACAAGTTCCGTAACTCCATTTTTTTGTTTCATACTTGAATAATTACTCTACAATGGTATGATACTATTTAGATCGCTATATGTTTCATTCATGTTCATGGTACACCAAGTTAAACTTTTCAAGATAAACTTTAATCGAATTTAAATTTTAAAGAGCTTTCGATAGTGggaaaatatgcaccaacaaggaAGAATCTGTATACAATTTTTACTCAAGTTAGAAACTTTTTACTTGAAAAAAATCGAAATGAAGAAGCATCATAACCACAATTTATCTCAACTATGTGCAGAATTGTGCATTATTTGTTTGCATGGATAACGTTTCAGAGGTCTACACGAGCTCCCATTCAGAGTCCGGTAGATCTTGGGCCGGCGGTTTGTAGCTCTGTGTCGGTTGGCATAGTTCTTTGTCAATATCTGCATACTGAATCGCCAGCTGCTTGTACTCCTTCGTTATCCTTTTTCTTGACATGAAAGCATCTTTTATCATTTTCTGCCAGATATAATTATTAACTGTTAGAAACAGATAACCGAAAACAAAGACTAAGAATAACTTTTGGTTTAAAGAGACGGGTTTTACCTTGTAAGACTTGCTTCTCGACGTCTTGGGAAACAAAGAAAGTTTTCCACCTTCGTAAACGGCACCGCTTTCAACCTTGTCGTATTTAACGTCTTCAAAGTCAACGGTTGAGAAATCTGTTAATCCTGTTAAAGTTTCCTTCATCAGAAATTAGCCTAACAGAGCTTTAAATTCATATATTCTGACATCAGCAATTAGGACTTCTAGCCAAAATAGGAATTTTTTAACAATTATGAAACGGATTAAATGGTTTTTCATTACAAGGTTAGAAAGAAAATGAACTAAAAATTAAAGTAAAATTCTTTTTAATAATGTAAAAGAGAAGCATACCGGTTCCAGAGCAAGACGCATAAGCATCATTATTGGGATCATAGTCAACAGTTGCGAAAGACCCACAAGATGAGAGAATATCTGATGACACAGAGAGATAATCCATGGTTTCCATTGGCTTGCAGTCAATTGTATCTGGTTCTACAATGAAGTTTCCGAATGATGAGTTTAACGACTCGCATAAGCTTTCGGACGATAACCCGCCAGCAATAATATGCTTAGAATTCTCTTCTTGATTCTCACTGCAAGTAACTTGACTTTCCGGTTCAGATGATTCATGAGTGGTTAAAGTATTTAAATCGCATTCAAGTTCATCGACGTGGTTGTTCAGAAGTGTTTTCTTTTCTTCCAAATTCATCAATTGATCCCCTTCAATAATATTGTCGGTTTCCAAATTCAGATCGATAATATTTTCTAGACCCCAATCTGAATACTCAAATGCTAGAGCATCACTATGTGAACTTCCATCATAAACTACTTCCTCTTCAAATCTGTTATCAGGATTTTGACTATTGGTAGAAGAAGAGTCTAGATTAATTTGAGTGGCGTTATCCGAAGTCTCGTTTATTGGTAGACTGTCCGTTTCACCAATAAGATGTTGACTGATTTCAGAGATGATTCGCTCTGAATGGGGCAAACCAGTAGATGATGGTTTGTGACATAATTCTTCATGAGTCGAAGGAGCTTCTTTCGGGTTATTCGTGTTACTATCAACAGTAGTTTCTTTGACTTCGGCAACTGAATTTGTGGAAGTTTCAGCCAAATTAATACCTTTTGAAGGTATTACTTTTACTACATGTCCAGGTTCCACCATGTGAGTAAGACCAAAGTCATCCACAATACCAGAGAAAAAGTTCTTCACGTTCGCACCGACACTTTCCATTTGGTTCCCCACAGTTTCCATTTGTTTCCCCACAAATGAAACGGGttcctgaaaaaaaaaaaacaaaaacatgaaaaTTACATGATAATCTTGAAGACCAAGTGGAAAAAGAAACTAAAACTATTACATAGAAGCATGAAAAGGCATACCTTGCCTACAAATTTATCAATATCGGTGCATATATCTTCTAGCGTCTGGCACATGTTGGTAACCCAAGTTGTATTGCTCCTGTTCATCATGAATGTTAACTACTTACAGGAATGGAAATCAAGAAAGCTTGTAATCTGCTTCAAAAGAAGGAAAACACAGGATTCAGTTGTGGTAACAAAAAATCATATCGAGACGAAATTTCATAGAAAAATCTATATACCACATGTATTCAAAGGTATATGCATGCATTAGAAGATGACTATACATAAAACATGTTTCCTTACAATTCCACTACTTTATAGAAGAGATATATACataaggccatccgtagtcataaagccccttgtggggcgttatgcgacacgtgtcgtgccacgtcacacaagggctttatggggcgttataacactagagcccgtagtcataaagccctcgCCTAATCATTACCTATTTAATAATTTtctattttattaattaatataaaaaaacatTGCTTAAATTTGATTGGGGGAaaaccagaaaaaaaaaaaaaaaaattcaaacaaacCACACATCACGCCGCTATCCATATCGCGCCGGATCTTCTTTTTTGGCCCATAACGCCGTGCGTTTCGGTGTTCACCGGCGCTATGCGGCGCTATGGAGCATACCGCCCTCACATGCCGCCCCATAACGTTTGCTCTAAACACACACCATTCAGTcaacacataataataataatattattatcaaTGGTGATTAAAGAAAAACCAAAACAGCAGATATGATCTTCTAGAAACATCTCATAGGTTTAACCAAAATTCAGCACATTCATATAATTATATAAACATTAATCACAGAATAATCTTCAGTCAAACGTACTTTTTCTAGTCAAACTTCACATAGGTTATCCTATACAAACCGATTATACGCATCCGTTAGTGATAATAAACAAAATTATTAGGTTTTAGTGGATGAACATCAAGTGCGTGAATTATAAGCGATGTAATTTACGAAAAACTGGATTCTCAACTCTGGAAACATGTTCCGATTTCAACACAGGCTATTGCTAACTAATAATTATTCAAGTCGATCACTCACTTCTCGTGTTCCGATTTCAACACAGGCTAACTAATAATTATTTATATGGAAAAATACAAAAGTTGAAAACAGGAAGCGGAAAATTCGGTTAAATAAAAGTAGTTAGTTTGATTGTTTGGGGAAGAAGTAATTAAAAAAGTAGCGATGCGCAGTTAGAAACCCTACCGGAATGagagacgaagaagaagaagCAGTAACACCGGTGAAGTGAGGTGGTGATCGGGTAAGAAACTCTCGGTCGTTAGCTCTCCTCCCCGGCAAGTGGGTTTAATTAAGGCGACTATGATGGCTATGTATACAAGTTGGATTTCCTTGTATAATCCCAATTCCTATTCCTAACCATATAATTTATCAAAAAAATTAAGGTATTTATTAATTTTTGGACTTCATCCTATTAGGCTATTACCTAAAATAAAGGATACATAtagatttatttattattattatttttttaaatggtGAACATCATATTTTAGGTTACCACACTCTTTAAATAGGAGATTTTTATTTTGCCGGTTGACTTTAGAGTTTGGCTTTTACGGGCGTTCCTTTGAGAAACCATACCATTGATAGtcgttgtgccaccacaagagcaAAACTCTCTGGTGTAACACACCGTGGGACAAAAACGCAGGTGGGTTCGGGAATCGAACTGACAACCTTGCATAAGGCCTAGTTCAAATCCTTCATTGTCTATATACATCGTAAAATGACATAAGTGAGATTTGAACTTGAGTCTCCATTAGAAAACTCAAACCTCCTACCACTAGGCCACAAGTGAGGGGACAAGatttttttatttgtattatttatATCTTTTTAGTGaactatatattttatttatattttttagtgAACTATTGAAATTATATctgtatattttatatatttttagtgaaagaaagaaaataaaaaaaagttatttataaataaataaagacaAGTTTGAGGAATTAAATATATGTGGCTTTTAAAAGATGAATAAGTTTAGGGATAAAGGATTTCAATATAAGTAATCTTGTTACCCACAAATTCCTTAATTATCATTTTTTAGgttattgaattttaataattcTAAGTTTGAACAGTTGGCCAATAATAATTCTAATTTTAGAAATTCCCTGTAATGATCCTAATTTGTAAGAATTTGGCTTCATTGATCCTTTATAACATATAAGATTTTGGTCTCCTCAATAGATTCATGTGCACTTGCAGCCTCCTTAATTGAATTAAGTGCACCTGTAGTTTGAAAAGGATCGATGTGggccaaattcttacaagttgCGATCGTTGGAGGGAATTTTtagagttgggattattatcagccaacagatgaaacttaggattattaaaaggGGGAGACTATTTGcacacttggtgtgtagatagtcAGCCCAAAAAGGACttttttgtcctatatgcacaccctgcagtgtcgagctgtggccAAAGCGTGGCGTTTTGGTCCCGTTAActagacaaagactgacgggtgtctgacgagtctgttgaccggaccaaaaagccgagctttggccgcgttttggtcttGTCAACCAGACACCcggtcagtcttttgtctggttgacaggcctaaaacgcggccaaagctcggtgTTTTGATctggtcaacagacccgtcagtcttttgtctggttgactggaccaaaacgccgcgctttggccacagctcgacactgtagggtgtgcatataggacaaaaaaGCTCTTTTTGGTGTGCATATAGGCATTTGGGTGTACCAATAGGTACACcctattaaaatccaataaccagTTTTTTAACATTCAACTAAACAAAAGCTCGGTTACCTAGAGTAACCCAATGACAAAAGGAGCCCCTATATGCATGCGACCACAGACAGTGTTGGGTAACTCAAGCACACCATCTCCAATTCTGAGGAAAACCCTCGCCCAACAGCCCACTACGTTAAAACCCGATTGGGATCAGATTCAAATTTGAGACGTATGCCCTCAAAATCAAATTTTCACTTCCCCTCAAATACCAATTGAGATGTATAGCTCATTGGCTTATTATCATATGGCCACCGGTATTTTGCATAACATATATTTTGGTACCATCTcactttttaactttatttttaatttaCGAATAAATTGTTTCTTTACTTTATAATTACTTTAGTATGCTAGATTCACTCAGCTCGACTCAGTCGGTTTGACCCATTATTATATACTGAATTTGGTAATAGACCAAATGGATGGGTTTGGTGGCTAAATCTACACGGAGTGTCCACCAACTGAATCTTTGCTGGTGAACACAATTTAATCTGTTGAAAAATCATCCTTCGAAGTCTATATACATTGCATTGTTGTTTATTATAGATACGTTGTTATAGCCCTCTAGTGAGCTCAAGTTCGGCTAAACTCTTGTACTAACATTGTTAAAGTGAAGAAAATGATAAGATGACACCCGACACCGTATTAGCAATATATTTAACTAGCACaaagttaaaatattaaaaatattttatctaTGATATTAGATTTCGATCATTGTGTTTAAAAGTAAAGTGACCAGCCTCTACTACTTCAAATTGAAATGTGCTGACCAGGCCCAAATTTCAAAAACTCCATTTCACCAAAACAAGAGTATGAGTTTAGGGGTGAAAATCAAAAGCTCATGGGTTTCATGGTTCATACTCATAGCTTCCTGTTTTCCAACACTGGCTTCCCTTATGTTGACTCCATTCATCGTATACAAGATATTCCCACCTGAGATCAAGCACACTGCGGATGCTCCCGTCTTGGAGAAAAACAAACTCAAGGAAATGGGTCATGTAATCCCGTCTTGGAGAAAAACAAACTCAAGGAAATGGGTCATGTAAAGAGGGACGAGAGTATCATGTTGGGAACTATGCTTGTCACTGTTGTGTTATGGATTGCCGGGTAATTTAACCACCTTGAATGATTGGTATTCTGTTCTTATAAGTTTACAAATTTTAGCAAAGATTTATGATCATTCCTTATAATTGATTCAACTTGACTTTTGATAAACAATTAGCTTATATATACTATAATCTGAGGACCTTAAGTGGATATGCATTCTACCAATACATACAAGTAACACACTTATAGTTAACTAATATCATTTGAGTTTGTTAACTTTAGTAAACTGACATAATTGAGGTATACTTTTTGTTGTAGTACTGTTGACCGGAATTTTGAACAATTGGCAACAAAATAAGTATTTTAGACTTAAGTTGTATTTAGTgtaaatatgatatattttgtttTCATTAGTTATTTTAAACGGTTTTTGATGACATGTTATGTCATGGTGTCAAGTTTAGTGTAAATATGATATATATTGTTTCGGTTTTTTATGCCATGTTATGTCATGGTGATTCGTTGTTTAATAAAATTTAGTATGTAAATTTTCTAAAGACTACTCGTGTTTTTACACGGGTTTTACATCTAGATGAGATATATAGCTCATTGGCTTATTATCATATGGCCACCTGTATTTTGcaaaacatatattttgttaCCATCTAGATGAGATATATAGCTCCTTGGCTTATTATCATTGGCTTATTATCTAGATGAGATATATAGCTCATTCTTGGGCCGCTTTTAGACCGAGAAACAAGAACCGGAAGCCATTGTGTACTTTAGAGATGGGCATAAAAACCGGTTCCTACCCGATTCCAGTAGACCCGACCCGGACCCGGTTCCGGTTCCTACCCGATGCTCAGAGGAACCGGTCCCAGGTTTAAAAAACCCGACGGGTATTACTCGGTTCCCATTTTTCCTAAAAAAAGTCAACCGTACCCGGTTCCTACCAGTACTCGGTTCCTACCCGTAACCGGTTCCTATCTGTACCCGGTATGTTACCGTTGGAACCGATTCTTATATGGATCTGACCGTTGGAACCGAATCTTGCTATATGGTAactcattaaatgcaaaatctgaCCGTTGGAACCGGTTCCTTTATGACCGTTGGAACCGGTTATACTATAAAtatcacaattttttttattttttttcacaaCTCATCTTCTTCTGGTATCTATTTCTTCAACTTCTTTACATATTTCTAATGGCTTCCAAGAACTCTAAAAGCAGAAACTCCCCATCCGTCAATAATGTTCCAAAAGGTTCAAATGCTCCATTTGTGGTGGGAACATTATCGCATAGCCGCAATATGGATGTATGGTGCAATTGGGATTTAGTCGAGATGAGCGATGGTTCGCAAAAGGCTCAATGCAAGCATTGTGGCTCCTTGTTAAGCAAGGATTCTAATTCTACTCTAACGGtacgatttaaaaaaaaaacagcttTTCTGATCGGAACCGATTCCAAACAATAGTCGTCAGCCTTTTTCTGAAATACGCAGTGGAACCGGTTCCAAACAGTACCCGGACCCGGTTCCACACAGTACCCGGACCCGGTTCCACACAGTACCCGGACCCGGTTCTCTTGAACCCGAAACCGGTTCCACCGGTTATAAAATAAAGGATGTGTACCCGGGTTATACCCGGACCCGGTTCCACTAACAACCCGGTTCCATTCACTTGTATCCATACCCGGTTCCGGTttggaaccggttccgggttttaAAAATAACCGATTCTGCCCATCTCTAGTgtacttggttttaaaaagtacccaaatgaatgaAGAAATTATGAATCATCATATCAGTAtatctcaccaatagcaaagcaaaggtagggtctgaggagggtaaaatgtagacagccttacctctctaccccgtaggaatagagaggctgcttcaaGTGAGATCCCCCTGcttgatagtagttttgcatcaagccttggacataaggcacataacactcagcaatcgggacaaagaccgattagtgcatgtacccttttgtctttcagctatcaacgccaccacatgatgcatgattaaccgtcctccgcttttaacgttatttttcacgaaattagtaaaataacgttaaaattagtgcactttcacttttgccccccgatgaAGAAATTATGAAGGTTGATGTATATAACATATGAGAGATATGCAGAAGCCGTTGTGGCCTTGGTTTCATAAAGCAGCACCTTACGTATATGAAACTCCTGCTTCACATCTCGACTTATGTTGTGTTTCAGAGATCTACTTAAcaaggggaggggaggggagggaaaatgaggttttttttgcctgataatagtctttccaatttggaaagacatggaggggaggggagggatgGGGAGGGATTTTTAACTTGGGAACACACCCTTAGAGACGTAAACACCGCAAATCATCAAGTCTTGCGCATTTCAAAATTAAGTTCTTGAATAGGGATGGTAATGGGACGGATACTAGTATAATCATGTCTCATGCCCAACACGATACATATTGCATACCCATTAGTTTGCTAAAATTATTCATTAGTTTTCAAATACACATTTTAATTTTTACATACTTTTGTTacccaaaaaattaaaaaaaaaaactatatattagtagatttttctttctcaaaagaaaaaaaaaatataattttcaaGTAATCGGGTAAAGTAGCACCTAGTACTGTACtcagagaaaaaaaaactaaatacttATGAGACAGTTTTGCATAGTCTTTTAAGGTTTTTGTACCTAAATTTTTATGAGGCAATAGTCTTGGTTTACAAAATACACATTGCATTTTGTACTCCGCGATGTAATTAGCAACTTTAGTGCTGAAACAAGTTTCTTAAATGTTATTTAAGAAATTAGATAACTAATTAGAATCCATAACATACAGAACATTTTACATGTTAACCTGCCCATTTTGGCACATTAAGATGAAGCATAAAGTTGCCAGAATGAAAACAAACAAGCACAATAACAAGAACTGGCAAAACAGATGAATAATCCAACATGCAATAACTGTACATGCTACCTATGTTTATCATCATGGGGCATGTGACATAAGCGTTACAAAGAATGGAACGACTTATAATGTTGGGCGAAAGAAACATCACCCATCCATCCAACTTATGAAAATAATCCTGCGTCGGGTCAAAACACAATTCAAAACCTAACATGGGTTCCTCATATCTAAAACAGGTAGCAAATTCTTGGCAACCGACATTCGCCACACCAAGGAAGGAGTCCCATATTCCTAAAAAAATTCTAATTCATACATCCTAATTTCTAACAGAAGCCATCACCTCAACATATACCAACCAACCAACATGTTCAACCAAAATTTCCAGATCAATACACATCTCAACAGTTTTGTGGTTTAGTCATCATGCATCTTATATGCCCTTTCACAAGCATTTTACGACTTTCACGGGATAGCATCGGTTTCTGCCAAAATCTGCAAATTATAAGACCATCATGCAATCAAATTAACTGTCAACAATTAGCAGAATATACAGATTGTATTCGACTTATATAACAATGAATATAATTGACTAACAAATGTCACTCAAAACCATCATATATTAAGAAATATAAAAAGATAAGTGATGTGCCAAACATATCTGGCAGAAGAAAAAAAAACTGAAGAAAAAAGAGAACATATGCCAAAGAGAATAATCGACCCTCTAAAGTCATCGAGCAAAAACGAGCATTGAACTTATCTTAGTTTCTTTATATCATTATTTTAATACCGAAATTCAAAATCTTCTTTAAAAACAAACTATACCAAAGGCGGTCGAAAAAGATGTACTATATAAAGGCAAAAGTTCTGCATACTATTTCATCAACTTGACCCCTTAAGATTCGTCCCATGCTATGCAAATACAATAAACACAATTTGTTTAGTTTCTCACTTAGATACATGCACACATTTTTACATAATATATTCACTTTTAAATGTAGATATCAGAAACTTTGTAAGTTACCTTAATCTGCTGCTCTTTTTAAGTCCTAGGTTATTGCCCGCCATCTGAACCAGAGGAACTGTCACTGTCTGAATCTGcaagaaaaacaaaacaaaaccctgAACATTTCAATCGATTTAACTAACAAAACACAAGCAAGtctattggaaaaaaaaaaacaatttaccACTTGAAGAGCTTCCGGAATCACTGCTTGAACTGCTTGAACTGCTGGCATTATCCC
Coding sequences:
- the LOC110921739 gene encoding uncharacterized protein LOC110921739 isoform X1 gives rise to the protein MMNRSNTTWVTNMCQTLEDICTDIDKFVGKEPVSFVGKQMETVGNQMESVGANVKNFFSGIVDDFGLTHMVEPGHVVKVIPSKGINLAETSTNSVAEVKETTVDSNTNNPKEAPSTHEELCHKPSSTGLPHSERIISEISQHLIGETDSLPINETSDNATQINLDSSSTNSQNPDNRFEEEVVYDGSSHSDALAFEYSDWGLENIIDLNLETDNIIEGDQLMNLEEKKTLLNNHVDELECDLNTLTTHESSEPESQVTCSENQEENSKHIIAGGLSSESLCESLNSSFGNFIVEPDTIDCKPMETMDYLSVSSDILSSCGSFATVDYDPNNDAYASCSGTGLTDFSTVDFEDVKYDKVESGAVYEGGKLSLFPKTSRSKSYKKMIKDAFMSRKRITKEYKQLAIQYADIDKELCQPTQSYKPPAQDLPDSEWELV
- the LOC110921739 gene encoding uncharacterized protein LOC110921739 isoform X2; this encodes MCQTLEDICTDIDKFVGKEPVSFVGKQMETVGNQMESVGANVKNFFSGIVDDFGLTHMVEPGHVVKVIPSKGINLAETSTNSVAEVKETTVDSNTNNPKEAPSTHEELCHKPSSTGLPHSERIISEISQHLIGETDSLPINETSDNATQINLDSSSTNSQNPDNRFEEEVVYDGSSHSDALAFEYSDWGLENIIDLNLETDNIIEGDQLMNLEEKKTLLNNHVDELECDLNTLTTHESSEPESQVTCSENQEENSKHIIAGGLSSESLCESLNSSFGNFIVEPDTIDCKPMETMDYLSVSSDILSSCGSFATVDYDPNNDAYASCSGTGLTDFSTVDFEDVKYDKVESGAVYEGGKLSLFPKTSRSKSYKKMIKDAFMSRKRITKEYKQLAIQYADIDKELCQPTQSYKPPAQDLPDSEWELV